CCGTCCTCGGAAACCACCCGCGTCACGCAGGCCCCGCAGGCCCCCAGCGCGCAGCCCATCCGTTTCTCCATCGACACTTCGCAGGGCAGGCCCTCCCGGCGCGCGATCCGCACGACGGCGTCCATCATCCGCTCCGGGCCGCAGGTGTAGATCCGCAGGCCGTTCCGGTCGAGCTTCGGAAGCCACGCTTCCAGAAGATCCGTCACCCGCCCCCGGAGTCCGTACGATCCGTCCTCCGTGGCCGCGTGGGTCTCCACGCCGAGCGGCGGGAAGTCGTCGATGCCGTAGAGCATGTCCCGCGTCCGGCCGCCGAAAAGAAGGATCCGGCGGGGCGGGTGCCCCCCCTCCGCCAGCCGGCGCGAAAAAAGGTAGAACGGAACGATGCCCACCCCGCCGGCCA
The window above is part of the Planctomycetota bacterium genome. Proteins encoded here:
- a CDS encoding dihydroorotate dehydrogenase electron transfer subunit is translated as AGGVGIVPFYLFSRRLAEGGHPPRRILLFGGRTRDMLYGIDDFPPLGVETHAATEDGSYGLRGRVTDLLEAWLPKLDRNGLRIYTCGPERMMDAVVRIARREGLPCEVSMEKRMGCALGACGACVTRVVSEDGEGWRYSRICIEGPTYDAARLVLE